One stretch of Arachis duranensis cultivar V14167 chromosome 1, aradu.V14167.gnm2.J7QH, whole genome shotgun sequence DNA includes these proteins:
- the LOC107496676 gene encoding cytokinin dehydrogenase 3-like, whose protein sequence is MARIIVLTVWIIIAVSMRHIGEAKEWSLLQAPSEIQQRLIRDPLSISLASTDYGHIIHQNPTAIFAPISVTDISNLIQFSNSLPIPFGIAARGQAHSVHGQSMARDGVVVNMTALTEGRGVVVVPDGGALGPYADVGGEAIWIDVLHAALKRGLTPLSWTDYLYLSVGGTLSNAGISGQTFLFGPQISNVHQLHVVTGKGELVTCSTDNNKELFYAVLGGLGQFGIITRARIALGPAPTRVKWLRLLYNKFTEFSGDQEHLIAMNGRNETIGANYVEGFLLLNQPPLDLSFYPEADKPRITSLVTQYGIIYIIELVKYYDNTTQQHVHEDVALLVQGLKFVPTFMFEKDVSYEEFLNRVHSDELALRSQGLWEVPHPWLNLFVPRSRISDVDEGVFKGIMLKQNINPGIVIVYPVNRSKWDDNMSAVTPNEDIFYVVSILRATDFDKLEAFEAQNQEILQFCEDNGIGMKQYLPQNKTHQEWMLHFGPKWTLFKQRKQEFDPRNILSPGQGIFN, encoded by the exons atggcTAGGATCATTGTCCTTACTGTATGGATAATAATAGCGGTGAGCATGAGACATATTGGAGAAGCAAAAGAATGGTCACTACTACAAGCACCAAGTGAAATACAACAAAGGCTTATTCGTGACCCTCTCTCAATTTCACTAGCCTCAACCGATTACGGTCACATCATTCACCAAAACCCTACAGCCATCTTCGCACCAATTTCCGTTACGGACATTTCTAACTTGATTCAATTCTCAAATTCCCTTCCTATCCCTTTCGGGATCGCCGCCCGAGGCCAGGCACACTCCGTTCACGGCCAGTCCATGGCGCGGGACGGGGTAGTGGTCAACATGACGGCTCTCACGGAGGGGAGAGGGGTGGTTGTTGTGCCGGATGGCGGTGCATTGGGTCCTTATGCGGATGTTGGTGGTGAAGCGATTTGGATTGATGTTCTGCATGCAGCACTTAAACGTGGACTCACGCCGTTATCTTGGACTGATTATTTGTACTTATCAGTTGGTGGAACTCTCTCTAATGCTGGCATTAGTGGCCAAACCTTCCTTTTTGGTCCTCAGATCTCCAATGTTCATCAATTGCACGTCGTTACAG GAAAAGGAGAACTAGTGACTTGTTCTACAGATAATAACAAAGAGTTATTTTATGCCGTTCTTGGAGGTCTAGGTCAATTTGGAATCATAACAAGAGCAAGAATAGCCCTAGGGCCTGCACCCACAAGG GTGAAGTGGCTTCGTTTGCTTTACAATAAGTTCACTGAATTTTCTGGCGATCAAGAGCATTTGATTGCAATGAATGGAAGAAACGAAACTATTGGAGCCAATTATGTAGAAGGTTTTCTTCTACTAAATCAACCACCACTAGACCTTTCTTTTTATCCAGAAGCTGATAAACCTCGCATAACTTCTCTTGTAACCCAATACGGCATTATCTATATTATAGAATTGGTCAAATATTATGACAATACCACTCAACAACATGTCCACGAg GATGTTGCACTCTTGGTCCAAGGATTAAAGTTTGTACCTACGTTTATGTTTGAGAAAGATGTGTCGTATGAAGAATTTCTTAACAGAGTTCATTCTGATGAGCTGGCTCTTAGGTCACAAGGACTTTGGGAAGTTCCTCATCCATGGTTGAATCTTTTTGTTCCAAGATCTCGAATTTCAGATGTTGATGAAGGTGTTTTCAAAGGCATCATGCTTAAGCAAAATATTAATCCTGGAATTGTGATAGTTTACCCTGTAAACCGATCAAA GTGGGATGATAATATGTCAGCAGTGACACCGAATGAAGATATCTTTTATGTTGTGAGTATTTTGCGTGCAACGGATTTTGATAAGTTGGAAGCATTTGAAGCTCAAAATCAAGAAATATTACAATTCTGTGAAGATAATGGCATTGGGATGAAGCAATATCTTCCACAAAACAAAACACATCAAGAATGGATGTTACATTTTGGTCCCAAATGGACACTtttcaaacaaagaaaacaagaatTTGATCCCAGAAATATATTGTCTCCAGGACAAGGGATTTTTAATTAG